Below is a window of Undibacterium sp. YM2 DNA.
AGACTTTTCTGCTGCATCAATCAGGTAGCGACCAAATGCTGTGTTTTGGTCTGGCAGGCAATTCAACGGCGAGAAATCATGACAGAAGTCTTCTATCGTCAACATCATGTAATTGCTATAACCATCAATAACATCGACTAGCTCAGCTTCAAACTCTGATAGAGATATTTTTCCTTCCTGAACACTCAGATACAAAAAGCCAGTTAAAAGTGACACATAGCGCTCGTCAAAAATGGCATGCTGTTCGCTTATTTGTTCCCGTAAAATATCCAGCGCCTCATCTGCAGTTTGGCACACAGCCAGTTCAGTGAGCCAAAATTCTGGCATCACTTCAAGCTCACTTAACACGCTTGCCGCACTTGCGAGATTGTTGATCTCTGCAACGGAGACATACTTTGACTCGACGAGAGAAAAAATCAGCAGCAAAAAATTCTTATTTTTATCTTCATCCATAACATCAAAGCTTCACCCGCCCCGCCAGCTTCTGCACCGATGCTAACCATTCATTCGACAGCTTGGAATCTTCCCAAAGTTCCTTGAGTTCAGATTCATCCCCAAGAATTCTGGCAATCACCTGATGGGCTTTCTCGACCAGTTCCTTGCCCGGTACCAGCTTAGATTTCCTGACCCATTTATCGACGCTTTCACTGTACGCATTGCGCGTGCCCCAGTTGCCCTGCAACCTGGCAATCACCTCGATAGCGGC
It encodes the following:
- a CDS encoding DUF4259 domain-containing protein: MGAWAADSFGNDTACDWAYAIEDCNDLSLVEEALDKILQEGDGYIDASDAEEAIAAIEVIARLQGNWGTRNAYSESVDKWVRKSKLVPGKELVEKAHQVIARILGDESELKELWEDSKLSNEWLASVQKLAGRVKL